A portion of the Shewanella sp. SNU WT4 genome contains these proteins:
- a CDS encoding ribosome recycling factor family protein, whose protein sequence is MKPKLHQSHICIALPALIHRIGREVVTEAQLIAAHHHCAIARVRRSRHWQLTGKAMDISAFRAWLAAALATRVAVMGGNSKSHNDSSNTKISGLVVINTAANWPYLLKKMNDGLIPHADKLETLTQKLARLLRESPTITLHELMLQTDCSESQARLARLSSDTW, encoded by the coding sequence ATGAAGCCGAAACTACACCAAAGCCATATTTGTATTGCATTGCCTGCGCTGATTCATCGTATTGGCCGCGAGGTGGTCACTGAAGCGCAGCTTATTGCCGCGCACCATCACTGCGCTATTGCGCGCGTGCGCCGTTCACGCCATTGGCAACTGACTGGCAAGGCTATGGATATCTCGGCATTTAGAGCATGGTTAGCTGCAGCATTAGCCACGCGAGTGGCTGTGATGGGCGGTAATAGTAAAAGTCACAATGACAGTAGCAATACCAAGATCAGCGGGCTTGTGGTTATTAATACCGCTGCGAATTGGCCGTACTTGCTTAAAAAGATGAATGATGGGCTTATCCCCCATGCCGATAAGTTGGAAACTCTCACTCAAAAACTGGCGCGCTTACTGCGGGAGTCGCCCACTATCACCTTGCATGAATTAATGCTGCAAACCGATTGCAGTGAATCGCAAGCGCGCCTTGCCCGTTTAAGTAGTGATACTTGGTAG
- a CDS encoding cytidine/deoxycytidylate deaminase family protein, with protein MMTKWATRFLQMAELVASWSKDPSTQVGAVITENNRIVSLGFNGYPHGISDSAETDNREMKLLKTLHAEENAILYAKRDLSGCEIWVTHFPCPNCAAKIIQTGISAVHSPAPSPDFLSRWGDKIQISQDMFEQVGVTVDWLPRDVNAKE; from the coding sequence ATGATGACTAAATGGGCGACACGTTTTTTACAAATGGCAGAGCTGGTAGCTTCGTGGAGTAAAGATCCTTCGACCCAAGTTGGCGCTGTGATCACTGAAAATAATCGTATTGTGTCGCTTGGTTTTAACGGTTATCCCCATGGTATTTCCGATAGCGCCGAGACTGATAACCGTGAGATGAAGCTATTAAAAACCTTACACGCCGAAGAGAACGCCATTCTTTACGCTAAGCGCGACTTAAGTGGTTGCGAGATTTGGGTCACTCATTTCCCTTGCCCTAATTGCGCTGCCAAAATCATTCAAACTGGCATAAGCGCCGTGCATAGCCCAGCACCAAGCCCAGATTTCTTATCGCGCTGGGGCGATAAAATCCAAATTAGCCAAGATATGTTTGAGCAAGTCGGCGTGACTGTGGATTGGTTACCGCGCGATGTGAATGCTAAAGAGTAG
- the fdxA gene encoding ferredoxin FdxA — protein sequence MAFVVTENCIRCKYSDCVAVCPVEAFHEGPNFLAINPDVCIDCDLCAAECPANAIFQEDQLPAGMEVYRELNRELVQDWPVITAVIPPPSDADEWNGVTNKLPLLKR from the coding sequence ATGGCATTTGTTGTGACTGAAAACTGCATTCGGTGTAAATACTCCGACTGCGTGGCCGTGTGCCCGGTGGAGGCCTTTCATGAGGGTCCAAATTTTTTAGCCATCAATCCTGATGTGTGTATTGATTGTGATTTATGTGCCGCTGAGTGTCCGGCTAACGCGATTTTTCAAGAAGATCAGCTACCTGCTGGCATGGAAGTGTATCGCGAATTAAACCGCGAATTAGTGCAAGATTGGCCAGTGATAACTGCCGTGATCCCGCCGCCCAGTGATGCTGATGAGTGGAATGGTGTCACTAATAAACTGCCGCTACTCAAGAGATAA
- a CDS encoding NAD(P)/FAD-dependent oxidoreductase, producing the protein MIRITNVQLPLDHQPEQLTQAILTALCISAEQLLDVTVFRRGFDARNKNKISLMYTLDVNTTDNDAVLAQQVDNNNVRPTPDMTYQYVAKAPEELNERPVVIGFGPCGIFVALVLAEMGYRPIVLERGKEVRERTKDTFGFWRNRKLNTESNVQFGEGGAGTFSDGKLWTQVNDKKHYGRKVLRDFVDAGAPAEILYVSKPHIGTYKLVGMVEKMRAKIIELGGEIRFNSRVDDVHIADGQITGLTLADGQVIHSKFIALATGHSARDTFEMLHRKGVYLEAKSFSIGFRIEHNQSSIDEVLFGKHAGNPLLGAADYKLVHHCKNGRSVYSFCMCPGGTVVAATSEEHRVVTNGMSQYSRNERNANSAIVVGIDPSDYPGGPLAGIEFQRQLESAAYVLGGENYDAPAQLVGDYLAGKSSSQVGKVEPSFKPGVKLTDLTEILPAYCLEAIREAIPAFNKKINGFAMKEAMMTGVETRTSSPVSIKRGSDYQSVNTKGLYPAGEGAGYAGGIMSAAIDGIRIAEAMALAMNEQQSA; encoded by the coding sequence ATGATCCGCATTACCAATGTACAACTCCCGCTTGATCACCAGCCTGAACAATTAACCCAAGCTATTCTTACCGCCCTTTGTATCAGCGCTGAACAATTGCTCGATGTCACCGTATTTCGCCGCGGGTTTGACGCGCGCAATAAGAATAAAATCTCCTTAATGTACACCTTAGATGTGAACACCACAGACAATGACGCTGTGCTGGCTCAGCAGGTGGACAATAACAATGTGCGGCCAACGCCGGATATGACGTATCAATACGTGGCTAAGGCACCAGAAGAGCTCAATGAGCGGCCGGTAGTGATAGGTTTTGGGCCATGTGGCATTTTTGTCGCGTTAGTGCTGGCAGAAATGGGTTATCGACCGATTGTGCTTGAGCGCGGTAAAGAAGTACGGGAACGCACTAAGGATACCTTTGGTTTTTGGCGTAATCGTAAGTTGAACACTGAATCCAACGTGCAGTTTGGTGAAGGCGGCGCAGGTACCTTCTCTGACGGTAAGCTGTGGACCCAAGTGAATGATAAAAAGCATTATGGCCGTAAAGTGTTGCGCGACTTTGTTGACGCGGGTGCCCCGGCTGAAATCTTATATGTCAGCAAGCCACACATAGGCACCTATAAGCTGGTGGGCATGGTTGAAAAAATGCGCGCCAAGATTATCGAACTGGGCGGCGAAATCCGCTTTAACTCCCGTGTTGATGATGTCCATATTGCTGATGGTCAAATCACTGGGCTGACCTTAGCCGATGGCCAAGTGATCCATTCTAAATTTATCGCCTTAGCGACTGGCCACAGTGCCCGCGATACGTTTGAAATGCTGCATCGCAAAGGCGTGTATTTAGAAGCTAAATCATTTTCTATCGGTTTTCGGATTGAGCACAATCAGTCGTCAATTGATGAAGTGTTATTTGGCAAGCATGCTGGTAATCCACTGTTAGGCGCGGCCGATTACAAGTTAGTGCACCACTGTAAAAATGGTCGCTCTGTGTATAGCTTCTGTATGTGTCCTGGTGGCACAGTCGTGGCGGCAACGTCTGAAGAACACAGAGTCGTGACTAACGGCATGAGCCAATATTCGCGCAATGAACGCAATGCGAACAGTGCCATAGTGGTGGGTATCGACCCGAGCGATTATCCTGGCGGCCCATTAGCTGGGATTGAATTCCAGCGTCAGCTTGAAAGCGCGGCCTATGTCTTGGGCGGTGAAAACTATGATGCGCCAGCGCAATTAGTCGGTGACTATTTAGCGGGTAAATCATCGTCGCAAGTTGGTAAAGTTGAGCCATCGTTTAAGCCTGGGGTTAAGCTTACCGATTTGACCGAGATTTTACCTGCCTATTGCCTAGAAGCTATTCGCGAGGCTATTCCAGCCTTTAACAAGAAAATCAACGGCTTTGCTATGAAAGAGGCCATGATGACCGGGGTAGAAACTCGTACCTCGTCACCGGTGTCGATTAAGCGTGGCAGTGATTATCAAAGTGTGAACACCAAAGGGCTATACCCAGCCGGTGAAGGCGCGGGTTATGCGGGCGGCATTATGTCGGCGGCTATCGATGGTATTCGTATTGCTGAAGCCATGGCGCTGGCGATGAATGAGCAGCAATCTGCCTAA